The following are encoded together in the Drosophila takahashii strain IR98-3 E-12201 chromosome X, DtakHiC1v2, whole genome shotgun sequence genome:
- the zld gene encoding transcription factor Zelda isoform X2, whose protein sequence is MTSIKTEMPPLHAAEALAVSSDGGGGGGGGGGSAGGGSGGGTGGSAPATPNATISAAADSSDNQPGTPQPPQQQQLQQPQAQQQQQQPMGTDPQVTGITHQPYATHHMYSAAGGQQQPPQQQQQQQQIYGGLYGGEMQQQQQQQQQGYASSYINSYEQFYQQQQQQQQGSDYAFGVDYAKSAGVRYHPYLQTPTSLGGLPPGGSAQQQQQEEAVPSAVSTTTAVAMSPRVVSSSSPTSTSSHLQLGGSASGQTPGSPGGGGASGSGGCKLQCKKCGILTTNESELQEHIANVHGESPYGSSGYASSPYIKEEMPTPQPPASANPGELLDLDSQKMVYHQQLLQQQQQQQQQQHEAVAGLPLGALPDPLHSMQSMQQRALHSWEHQPQVASVEGLPPYMQQGLGVGLGVDKSPYYSPKQSPYHQSAGVGGATLIKQEYGGHGLIKSEYPDSQHYVDKSFDPTAGGGGAGGSELCASVATSPAEFPSTTTGGPGQESGAGAAPGNGYRGFEPPSSSSVLPANSLTAKAATWKSNEARRPKTYNCTACNKWFTSSGHLKRHYNTTLHKNAVKSSGQPDPATLPISAHHHPARDPVTKPSRRGTAAAAAAAAAAAAAASAGQQQPPVAPPPPANVPPPEPPRSPPDYGGGGGGGGHVAAMSQYSASPSPTQQQQQHHLNHHHQQQQQANGYANGTANGYGYMQQQVQSTTNASPQHASNNQQQQQQQQHHQQQQQQMPQQHHNSVLNGHPNGLAGPSAPHNNNNTTQMPSSQMRGLLNETTTTPPPPTTTRAPPTTATATATATTAATTVATKSEQVEDSNHNNQDNRSHSNSSSSSMATEEAEEQEEDHLQQQQQQHHPQYLLTSRHYHSSTPNSNSSSSSSNTNPNSPHTIYRQEPLETQDFSQPTTPPPPQPLPPMGMLPPMAMDYNMLALDMPMPMPMPTLMHSSMLQCSSTSTTPLATTITTSMPATMQPPQQQLVHHHYHQAVLHQQQQLEQQHQEEEQQQQRELLQLDQQHHQQQQQALILADSLPHSSSSPTSSSPPPPPPIAMPMPLTTITAPPQLLPLQPPPPPHITSTMPMPPTMHMPIMPPPPQCYQQLQPLDPTMSYHTIIGSNSASEGGGGTGSYASDGQILQLMPASLFAPYAPISPYSVAAQRSPQEGDLPPVHTLTTALHAHQQGGQQEAQTPTLTVLSTPYSPTVSSSRATPALEMDMVMMQQQQQESYEMEQYHQLQHHQLEQLQQQQQQMMEQQQQQQQQMMADQSQMQLQSQQPSSKKRRGAAAAATPSTTKRRRNSSVGSTSPHSTTLPSGRIKCLECDKEFTKNCYLTQHNKSFHSASSFRRQPKANPSMYSANAQRRIKI, encoded by the exons ATGACGAGCATTAAGACCGAGATGCCGCCCCTGCACGCGGCAGAGGCGCTCGCCGTTAGCAGCGACGGCggagggggaggaggaggaggaggaggatcagcAGGGGGAGGATCAGGAGGCGGAACCGGAGGCAGTGCGCCCGCCACGCCCAATGCCACAATCAGTGCCGCCGCCGACTCCAGTGATAACCAGCCCGGCACGCCGCAGCccccgcaacagcagcagttgcaacagccacaggcgcaacagcagcagcagcaacccatGGGCACCGATCCCCAGGTGACGGGCATCACCCACCAGCCGTACGCCACCCATCACATGTACTCCGCAGCCGGCggacagcagcagccgccgcagcagcagcagcagcagcagcagatctACGGCGGCCTCTACGGCGGGGagatgcaacagcagcagcagcagcagcagcagggctACGCCAGCAGCTACATCAACAGCTACGAGCAGTtctaccagcagcaacagcagcagcagcagggcaGCGACTACGCCTTCGGGGTGGACTACGCCAAGAGTGCGGGAGTGCGCTATCATCCCTACCTGCAGACGCCCACCTCCCTGGGAGGCCTGCCTCCAGGAGGAagtgcccagcagcagcagcaggaggaggctGTGCCCAGTGCCGTGAGCACCACCACCGCGGTGGCCATGAGTCCGCGCgtggtcagcagcagcagtcccaCGTCGACGTCCTCGCACTTGCAGCTCGGTGGCAGCGCCAGTGGCCAGACGCCCGGTTCCCcgggcggaggaggagcctCCGGCAGCGGCGGCTGCAAGCTGCAGTGCAAAAAGTGCGGCATCCTCACCACCAACGAGTCGGAGCTGCAGGAGCACATAGCCAATGTGCACGGAGAGTCGCCGTACGGGAGCAGCGGCTACGCCAGTTCGCCGTACATCAAGGAGGAGATGCCCACGCCGCAGCCACCGGCATCTGCTAATCCCGGCGAGCTGCTCGATTTGGACTCCCAAAAGATGGTCTACCACCAGCAGttgctccagcagcagcagcagcaacagcagcagcagcacgagGCGGTCGCCGGCCTGCCGCTGGGCGCTCTCCCCGATCCGCTGCACTCGATGCAGTCCATGCAGCAGCGGGCGCTCCACAGCTGGGAGCACCAGCCGCAGGTGGCCTCCGTGGAGGGTTTGCCGCCCTACATGCAGCAGGGATTGGGCGTGGGCCTCGGCGTAGACAAGTCGCCCTACTATTCGCCCAAGCAGTCGCCCTACCACCAGTCGGCCGGCGTTGGCGGAGCCACGCTGATCAAGCAGGAGTACGGCGGCCATGGACTCATCAAGTCCGAGTATCCCGATTCGCAGCACTATGTGGACAAGTCGTTTGATCCcacagcaggaggaggaggagcaggaggatcgGAGTTATGCGCCAGTGTGGCCACCAGTCCGGCGGAGTTTCCCAGCACCACCACCGGCGGTCCGGGGCAGGAAAGCGGGGCGGGAGCTGCTCCCGGCAACGGCTACCGCGGCTTCGAGCCGCCCAGCTCCAGTTCGGTGCTGCCGGCCAACAGCCTGACCGCCAAGGCGGCCACCTGGAAGTCGAACGAGGCGCGCCGCCCGAAGACCTACAACTGCACGGCGTGCAACAAGTGGTTCACCAGCTCGGGCCACCTCAAGCGGCACTACAACACGACGCTGCACAAGAATGCGGTGAAGTCGAGCGGCCAGCCGGATCCGGCGACGCTGCCCATTTCGGCGCACCATCATCCCGCCCGCGATCCGGTGACGAAGCCCAGTCGCCGGGGcactgccgctgctgccgccgccgctgccgcagcagcagctgccgcTTCAGCCGGTCAACAACAGCCGCCGGTagcaccgccgccgccggccAATGTGCCGCCGCCGGAGCCGCCCAGAAGTCCGCCCGATtatggcggcggaggaggaggaggaggtcatGTCGCTGCCATGTCCCAGTACTCGGCCTCGCCATCGCccacccagcagcagcagcagcaccacctcaaccaccaccatcagcagcagcagcaggcgaaTGGCTATGCTAATGGCACCGCCAATGGCTACGGCTACATGCAGCAACAAGTGCAATCCACGACAAACGCTTCACCACAGCACGCTTCCAacaaccaacagcagcagcaacagcagcagcaccaccagcagcagcagcaacagatgCCGCAGCAGCACCACAACTCCGTTTTGAACGGTCACCCAAACGGGCTAGCAGGTCCCTCCGCCccacacaacaacaacaacaccaccCAAATGCCGTCCTCCCAAATGAGGGGCCTGCTGAACGAAACAACAACCACGCCGCCACCACCAACAACAACCCGAGCACCACCAaccacagcaacagcaacggcaacggcaacaACGGCGGCCACCACGGTAGCTACAAAGAGCGAGCAAGTGGAGGACAGCAATCACAACAACCAGGACAACAGGAgccacagcaacagcagcagcagctcaatGGCcacggaggaggcggaggagcaggaggaagatcacctgcagcagcagcagcagcagcatcatccGCAGTATCTTCTAACATCGCGCCACTATCACAGCAGCACacccaacagcaacagcagcagcagcagcagcaacaccaatcCCAACTCACCCCATACTATCTACCGGCAGGAGCCGCTGGAAACGCAGGATTTCTCGCAGCCCACCACCCCTCCGCCGCCGCAGCCGCTGCCGCCTATGGGAATGCTGCCGCCTATGGCAATGGACTACAACATGCTGGCTTTGGATATGCCCATGCCCATGCCCATGCCCACGCTCATGCACAGCAGTATGCTGCAgtgcagcagcaccagcaccaCGCCGCTAGCTACTACCATCACCACCAGTATGCCGGCCACTATgcagccgccgcagcagcagctggtgCACCACCACTACCACCAGGCGGTgctccaccagcagcagcagctggagcagcagcaccaggaggaggagcagcagcagcagcgggagCTTCTCCAACTGGATcagcagcatcatcagcagcagcagcaggcgctaATCCTGGCGGACAGTTTGCCCCACAGCAGCAGTTCGCCCACCAGCAGCtccccgccgccgccgccgcccataGCCATGCCCATGCCGCTCACCACCATCACAGCGCCGCcgcagctgctgccgctgcagccgccgccgccgccgcacaTCACCAGCACCATGCCCATGCCGCCCACCATGCACATGCCCAtcatgccgccgccgccgcaatgctaccagcagctgcagccgcTGGACCCCACAATGAGCTATCACACTATTATTGGTAGTAACTCAGCTTCGGAGGGGGGAGGGGGAACAGGGAGCTATGCCAGCGATGGCCAGATCCTGCAGCTAATGCCCGCCTCCCTGTTCGCCCCCTATGCGCCCATCTCGCCGTACTCGGTGGCCGCCCAGCGATCGCCGCAGGAGGGCGACCTGCCGCCCGTGCACACGCTCACCACCGCCCTGCACGCCCATCAGCAGGGCGGCCAGCAGGAGGCGCAGACGCCGACGCTGACGGTGCTCTCCACGCCCTACTCGCCCACGGTGAGCAGCTCGCGGGCCACTCCCGCTTTGGAGATGGACATGGTGatgatgcagcagcagcagcaggagagcTACGAGATGGAGCAGTACCACCAGCTGCAGCACCACCAActggagcaactgcagcagcagcagcagcaaatgatggagcagcagcaacagcagcagcagcaaatgaTGGCAGATCAATCCCAGATGCAGCTACAATCCCAGCAGCCATCGAGCAAGAAGCGACGtggcgccgccgccgccgccactcCCTCGACGACGAAGCGACGGCGGAACAGCAGCGTGGGCTCAACGTCGCCGCATTCCACTACCCTGCCATCGGGACGCATCAAGTGTCTGGAGTGCGACAAGGAGTTCACCAAGAACTGCTACCTCACGCAGCACAACAAGAGCTTCCACTCCG CATCATCGTTCAGGAGGCAGCCCAAAGCGAATCCATCTATGTACTCAGCGAACGCCCAGAGACGGATCAAAATTTAA
- the zld gene encoding transcription factor Zelda isoform X1 — protein sequence MTSIKTEMPPLHAAEALAVSSDGGGGGGGGGGSAGGGSGGGTGGSAPATPNATISAAADSSDNQPGTPQPPQQQQLQQPQAQQQQQQPMGTDPQVTGITHQPYATHHMYSAAGGQQQPPQQQQQQQQIYGGLYGGEMQQQQQQQQQGYASSYINSYEQFYQQQQQQQQGSDYAFGVDYAKSAGVRYHPYLQTPTSLGGLPPGGSAQQQQQEEAVPSAVSTTTAVAMSPRVVSSSSPTSTSSHLQLGGSASGQTPGSPGGGGASGSGGCKLQCKKCGILTTNESELQEHIANVHGESPYGSSGYASSPYIKEEMPTPQPPASANPGELLDLDSQKMVYHQQLLQQQQQQQQQQHEAVAGLPLGALPDPLHSMQSMQQRALHSWEHQPQVASVEGLPPYMQQGLGVGLGVDKSPYYSPKQSPYHQSAGVGGATLIKQEYGGHGLIKSEYPDSQHYVDKSFDPTAGGGGAGGSELCASVATSPAEFPSTTTGGPGQESGAGAAPGNGYRGFEPPSSSSVLPANSLTAKAATWKSNEARRPKTYNCTACNKWFTSSGHLKRHYNTTLHKNAVKSSGQPDPATLPISAHHHPARDPVTKPSRRGTAAAAAAAAAAAAAASAGQQQPPVAPPPPANVPPPEPPRSPPDYGGGGGGGGHVAAMSQYSASPSPTQQQQQHHLNHHHQQQQQANGYANGTANGYGYMQQQVQSTTNASPQHASNNQQQQQQQQHHQQQQQQMPQQHHNSVLNGHPNGLAGPSAPHNNNNTTQMPSSQMRGLLNETTTTPPPPTTTRAPPTTATATATATTAATTVATKSEQVEDSNHNNQDNRSHSNSSSSSMATEEAEEQEEDHLQQQQQQHHPQYLLTSRHYHSSTPNSNSSSSSSNTNPNSPHTIYRQEPLETQDFSQPTTPPPPQPLPPMGMLPPMAMDYNMLALDMPMPMPMPTLMHSSMLQCSSTSTTPLATTITTSMPATMQPPQQQLVHHHYHQAVLHQQQQLEQQHQEEEQQQQRELLQLDQQHHQQQQQALILADSLPHSSSSPTSSSPPPPPPIAMPMPLTTITAPPQLLPLQPPPPPHITSTMPMPPTMHMPIMPPPPQCYQQLQPLDPTMSYHTIIGSNSASEGGGGTGSYASDGQILQLMPASLFAPYAPISPYSVAAQRSPQEGDLPPVHTLTTALHAHQQGGQQEAQTPTLTVLSTPYSPTVSSSRATPALEMDMVMMQQQQQESYEMEQYHQLQHHQLEQLQQQQQQMMEQQQQQQQQMMADQSQMQLQSQQPSSKKRRGAAAAATPSTTKRRRNSSVGSTSPHSTTLPSGRIKCLECDKEFTKNCYLTQHNKSFHSGEYPFRCQKCGKRFQSEEVYTTHLGRHRTQDKPHKCELCPKQFHHKTDLRRHVEAIHTGLKQHMCDICEKGFCRKDHLRKHLETHNRPRVVGKKSAAAAAAAAAAAANASAVPAVGSIKAAFAAPALALAPTANQMVVNPGLIPASSLSLKRPIDDVAADDDSLLEEDEDEMEMEMLEEEEEEEEELSDHHLMIKSEFAEEEFQMIEKSIELY from the coding sequence ATGACGAGCATTAAGACCGAGATGCCGCCCCTGCACGCGGCAGAGGCGCTCGCCGTTAGCAGCGACGGCggagggggaggaggaggaggaggaggatcagcAGGGGGAGGATCAGGAGGCGGAACCGGAGGCAGTGCGCCCGCCACGCCCAATGCCACAATCAGTGCCGCCGCCGACTCCAGTGATAACCAGCCCGGCACGCCGCAGCccccgcaacagcagcagttgcaacagccacaggcgcaacagcagcagcagcaacccatGGGCACCGATCCCCAGGTGACGGGCATCACCCACCAGCCGTACGCCACCCATCACATGTACTCCGCAGCCGGCggacagcagcagccgccgcagcagcagcagcagcagcagcagatctACGGCGGCCTCTACGGCGGGGagatgcaacagcagcagcagcagcagcagcagggctACGCCAGCAGCTACATCAACAGCTACGAGCAGTtctaccagcagcaacagcagcagcagcagggcaGCGACTACGCCTTCGGGGTGGACTACGCCAAGAGTGCGGGAGTGCGCTATCATCCCTACCTGCAGACGCCCACCTCCCTGGGAGGCCTGCCTCCAGGAGGAagtgcccagcagcagcagcaggaggaggctGTGCCCAGTGCCGTGAGCACCACCACCGCGGTGGCCATGAGTCCGCGCgtggtcagcagcagcagtcccaCGTCGACGTCCTCGCACTTGCAGCTCGGTGGCAGCGCCAGTGGCCAGACGCCCGGTTCCCcgggcggaggaggagcctCCGGCAGCGGCGGCTGCAAGCTGCAGTGCAAAAAGTGCGGCATCCTCACCACCAACGAGTCGGAGCTGCAGGAGCACATAGCCAATGTGCACGGAGAGTCGCCGTACGGGAGCAGCGGCTACGCCAGTTCGCCGTACATCAAGGAGGAGATGCCCACGCCGCAGCCACCGGCATCTGCTAATCCCGGCGAGCTGCTCGATTTGGACTCCCAAAAGATGGTCTACCACCAGCAGttgctccagcagcagcagcagcaacagcagcagcagcacgagGCGGTCGCCGGCCTGCCGCTGGGCGCTCTCCCCGATCCGCTGCACTCGATGCAGTCCATGCAGCAGCGGGCGCTCCACAGCTGGGAGCACCAGCCGCAGGTGGCCTCCGTGGAGGGTTTGCCGCCCTACATGCAGCAGGGATTGGGCGTGGGCCTCGGCGTAGACAAGTCGCCCTACTATTCGCCCAAGCAGTCGCCCTACCACCAGTCGGCCGGCGTTGGCGGAGCCACGCTGATCAAGCAGGAGTACGGCGGCCATGGACTCATCAAGTCCGAGTATCCCGATTCGCAGCACTATGTGGACAAGTCGTTTGATCCcacagcaggaggaggaggagcaggaggatcgGAGTTATGCGCCAGTGTGGCCACCAGTCCGGCGGAGTTTCCCAGCACCACCACCGGCGGTCCGGGGCAGGAAAGCGGGGCGGGAGCTGCTCCCGGCAACGGCTACCGCGGCTTCGAGCCGCCCAGCTCCAGTTCGGTGCTGCCGGCCAACAGCCTGACCGCCAAGGCGGCCACCTGGAAGTCGAACGAGGCGCGCCGCCCGAAGACCTACAACTGCACGGCGTGCAACAAGTGGTTCACCAGCTCGGGCCACCTCAAGCGGCACTACAACACGACGCTGCACAAGAATGCGGTGAAGTCGAGCGGCCAGCCGGATCCGGCGACGCTGCCCATTTCGGCGCACCATCATCCCGCCCGCGATCCGGTGACGAAGCCCAGTCGCCGGGGcactgccgctgctgccgccgccgctgccgcagcagcagctgccgcTTCAGCCGGTCAACAACAGCCGCCGGTagcaccgccgccgccggccAATGTGCCGCCGCCGGAGCCGCCCAGAAGTCCGCCCGATtatggcggcggaggaggaggaggaggtcatGTCGCTGCCATGTCCCAGTACTCGGCCTCGCCATCGCccacccagcagcagcagcagcaccacctcaaccaccaccatcagcagcagcagcaggcgaaTGGCTATGCTAATGGCACCGCCAATGGCTACGGCTACATGCAGCAACAAGTGCAATCCACGACAAACGCTTCACCACAGCACGCTTCCAacaaccaacagcagcagcaacagcagcagcaccaccagcagcagcagcaacagatgCCGCAGCAGCACCACAACTCCGTTTTGAACGGTCACCCAAACGGGCTAGCAGGTCCCTCCGCCccacacaacaacaacaacaccaccCAAATGCCGTCCTCCCAAATGAGGGGCCTGCTGAACGAAACAACAACCACGCCGCCACCACCAACAACAACCCGAGCACCACCAaccacagcaacagcaacggcaacggcaacaACGGCGGCCACCACGGTAGCTACAAAGAGCGAGCAAGTGGAGGACAGCAATCACAACAACCAGGACAACAGGAgccacagcaacagcagcagcagctcaatGGCcacggaggaggcggaggagcaggaggaagatcacctgcagcagcagcagcagcagcatcatccGCAGTATCTTCTAACATCGCGCCACTATCACAGCAGCACacccaacagcaacagcagcagcagcagcagcaacaccaatcCCAACTCACCCCATACTATCTACCGGCAGGAGCCGCTGGAAACGCAGGATTTCTCGCAGCCCACCACCCCTCCGCCGCCGCAGCCGCTGCCGCCTATGGGAATGCTGCCGCCTATGGCAATGGACTACAACATGCTGGCTTTGGATATGCCCATGCCCATGCCCATGCCCACGCTCATGCACAGCAGTATGCTGCAgtgcagcagcaccagcaccaCGCCGCTAGCTACTACCATCACCACCAGTATGCCGGCCACTATgcagccgccgcagcagcagctggtgCACCACCACTACCACCAGGCGGTgctccaccagcagcagcagctggagcagcagcaccaggaggaggagcagcagcagcagcgggagCTTCTCCAACTGGATcagcagcatcatcagcagcagcagcaggcgctaATCCTGGCGGACAGTTTGCCCCACAGCAGCAGTTCGCCCACCAGCAGCtccccgccgccgccgccgcccataGCCATGCCCATGCCGCTCACCACCATCACAGCGCCGCcgcagctgctgccgctgcagccgccgccgccgccgcacaTCACCAGCACCATGCCCATGCCGCCCACCATGCACATGCCCAtcatgccgccgccgccgcaatgctaccagcagctgcagccgcTGGACCCCACAATGAGCTATCACACTATTATTGGTAGTAACTCAGCTTCGGAGGGGGGAGGGGGAACAGGGAGCTATGCCAGCGATGGCCAGATCCTGCAGCTAATGCCCGCCTCCCTGTTCGCCCCCTATGCGCCCATCTCGCCGTACTCGGTGGCCGCCCAGCGATCGCCGCAGGAGGGCGACCTGCCGCCCGTGCACACGCTCACCACCGCCCTGCACGCCCATCAGCAGGGCGGCCAGCAGGAGGCGCAGACGCCGACGCTGACGGTGCTCTCCACGCCCTACTCGCCCACGGTGAGCAGCTCGCGGGCCACTCCCGCTTTGGAGATGGACATGGTGatgatgcagcagcagcagcaggagagcTACGAGATGGAGCAGTACCACCAGCTGCAGCACCACCAActggagcaactgcagcagcagcagcagcaaatgatggagcagcagcaacagcagcagcagcaaatgaTGGCAGATCAATCCCAGATGCAGCTACAATCCCAGCAGCCATCGAGCAAGAAGCGACGtggcgccgccgccgccgccactcCCTCGACGACGAAGCGACGGCGGAACAGCAGCGTGGGCTCAACGTCGCCGCATTCCACTACCCTGCCATCGGGACGCATCAAGTGTCTGGAGTGCGACAAGGAGTTCACCAAGAACTGCTACCTCACGCAGCACAACAAGAGCTTCCACTCCGGTGAGTACCCGTTCCGCTGCCAGAAGTGCGGCAAGCGCTTCCAGAGCGAGGAGGTCTACACGACGCATTTGGGGCGCCACCGCACCCAGGACAAGCCGCACAAGTGCGAGCTGTGCCCCAAGCAGTTCCACCACAAGACCGATCTGCGCCGCCACGTGGAGGCCATTCACACGGGGCTGAAGCAGCATATGTGCGACATTTGCGAGAAGGGCTTCTGTCGCAAGGATCATCTGCGCAAGCATCTCGAGACGCACAATCGTCCGCGGGTGGTGGGCAAGAAGTCAGccgcggcagcagcggcagcagcagcagcggcggccaaTGCCTCGGCGGTCCCAGCTGTCGGCTCCATCAAGGCGGCCTTTGCAGCTCCTGCTCTTGCTCTTGCTCCTACCGCCAACCAGATGGTCGTCAATCCGGGCCTAATCCCCGCCAGCAGCCTCAGTCTGAAGCGGCCCATTGACGATGTGGCCGCCGACGATGACAGCCTgctggaggaggacgaggacgagatggagatggagatgctggaggaggaggaggaggaggaggaggagctcagCGATCACCACCTGATGATCAAGAGCGAGTTCGCGGAGGAGGAGTTTCAGATGATCGAGAAGAGCATAGAGTTGTACTGA